In Cryptomeria japonica chromosome 10, Sugi_1.0, whole genome shotgun sequence, a genomic segment contains:
- the LOC131068143 gene encoding uncharacterized protein LOC131068143 yields MANIWVRGLKFSNPTALRNVNFIQRSFAYFQKGDTYKLAQTPAADEIFTIDADTDEKITSIFNGKSKSASGGLVKMFSYAPTASVKGPANPGKNIGPPPQPVKSAEKPSKDTGSDPKNRHGKPSKN; encoded by the exons ATGGCTAACATTTGGGTACGAGGGCTCAAATTCTCCAATCCGACTGCTctcagaaatgtaaattttattCAGCGCAGCTTTGCTTATTTTCAAAAGGGGGATACTTATAAGCTTGCTCAGACACCAGCCGCCGACGAAATCTTTacaatag ATGCCGATACGGATGAGAAAATTACCAGTATCTTCAACGGGAAATCGAAGTCTGCCTCTGGAGGACTCGTTAAAATGTTTTCATAT GCTCCTACTGCAAGCGTGAAGGGTCCGGCAAATCCAGGGAAAAATATTGGACCTCCTCCACAGCCAGTGAAGTCTGCAGAAAAACCAAGCAAGGATACAGGGTCTGATCCAAAGAACCGTCATGGAAAACCAAGCAAAAATTAA